A single region of the Pontimicrobium sp. SW4 genome encodes:
- a CDS encoding Crp/Fnr family transcriptional regulator, protein MNPISNLIDKINSQQLWDREIELERNEYLKVKGSIDTNIYLVKSGSLRIFVVDEFEEHTIRFGYKDNLIASLDSFLNEKPSDFYIQALKKTNVKVINKKKYKPFIESSSENKEIWLSVLENFVLQQMERERDILTSSPIERYKRVLERSPQLFQEIPNKYIASYLRMTPETLSRIKKS, encoded by the coding sequence ATGAACCCAATTTCAAATTTAATTGATAAAATAAACAGTCAACAACTTTGGGATAGAGAAATCGAATTAGAACGTAATGAATATTTAAAGGTAAAAGGAAGTATCGACACTAATATTTATTTGGTAAAAAGTGGAAGCTTAAGAATATTTGTAGTTGATGAATTCGAAGAACATACAATAAGATTTGGTTATAAGGACAACTTAATAGCCTCTCTAGATTCTTTCTTGAATGAAAAACCTTCAGACTTCTATATTCAAGCATTAAAAAAAACTAATGTAAAAGTCATCAATAAAAAAAAGTATAAACCCTTCATTGAATCATCATCAGAGAATAAAGAAATATGGCTTTCTGTTTTAGAAAATTTCGTTTTGCAGCAAATGGAAAGGGAAAGAGATATTCTAACGTCATCTCCTATTGAACGATATAAAAGAGTTTTGGAGCGAAGTCCTCAGCTATTTCAGGAAATACCAAATAAATATATCGCTTCGTATTTAAGAATGACACCTGAAACACTTTCAAGAATTAAAAAATCTTAA
- a CDS encoding DUF5686 family protein: MKYRLVVLLFLFGIYSGFTQTKVSGHVLDENNEPVSFANVIFKNSSEGTITNENGRFYLESDGTWETIVVSFIGYKTLELNLDKKVSFDLKIILKEETAQLDAVVLISGKQPKKNNPAIDILRKIWEHKRKNGLKQFKQYEYDKYEKVEFDINTIDSTLIKSKLFRGMEFVFDQVDTSSVTGKTYLPMFINEAVSKVYGDNTINKEKEVLEGNKNSGFSDNQVIIDFVDDLYSDFNIYDNYLKFFDKSFVSPLSRTGIQTYNYVLSDSAFIDNKWCYNIIYYPRRKNELTFKGDFWVNDSTYAIKEINLQATKSANINWVKEIYIEQEFEVLNDSLFLVKRDYMLSDFAFNKKEKSRGIYGKRTTLFNNYMFDVKKDKKFYDEEVYYYDKDVYDRGDEFWNANRLEELSKDEIGVYKMLDTLKTVKKFKRLYNLGSILTSGYIEFNSLPLDYGPIFSTFGFNEVEGMRLRTGVRTYFGKNDIWRLEGFLAYGFRDDKFKYGISGKWLIDKKNRLIISGGKRRDVEQIGASLTTSTDVLGRSLASSSVVGTGSNDKLTSINLTSAAIEMEPWRNLVMRLGGNYRTLESASPTFSLDYNTADGVASKIEQFETTFSMSYFPGRKKTGFGVERYDANDDYARLFAQISLGNKNMFNSDFDYTKLQFSYLQPWQIGGFGRLTTTIEAGKTIGDVPLGLLSVIPGNQSYFSIYNTFSQLDFYEFVTDTYASLHLEHNFNGRFFSRIPLLRKLNLREIISVRGVWGELSDGNIALNSPTNIPLVAPNNEIYWEYSLGVGNIFKIFRLDFNFRGNYLDNPDARKFGVTGTFGFHF, translated from the coding sequence ATGAAATATAGATTAGTAGTACTTCTTTTTTTATTCGGAATATATTCTGGATTCACCCAAACAAAAGTTAGTGGTCACGTGCTTGATGAGAACAATGAACCTGTGTCTTTTGCTAATGTTATTTTTAAAAACTCATCTGAGGGAACGATTACTAACGAGAACGGAAGATTTTATTTAGAATCTGATGGGACTTGGGAAACGATTGTTGTTTCATTTATTGGGTATAAAACTTTAGAGTTAAATCTCGACAAAAAAGTAAGTTTCGATTTAAAAATCATCTTAAAAGAAGAGACAGCGCAACTAGATGCTGTTGTTTTGATTTCGGGGAAACAACCAAAAAAGAATAATCCTGCCATTGATATTTTACGAAAAATTTGGGAACATAAACGAAAAAATGGACTTAAACAGTTTAAACAATACGAATACGACAAATACGAAAAAGTAGAATTCGATATCAATACCATAGATAGTACACTTATAAAAAGCAAACTGTTTAGAGGGATGGAATTTGTGTTTGATCAAGTAGATACATCTAGCGTTACTGGTAAAACGTATTTGCCAATGTTTATTAATGAGGCTGTTTCTAAAGTTTATGGAGATAACACGATCAATAAAGAAAAAGAGGTTTTAGAAGGAAACAAAAATTCAGGATTTAGTGATAATCAAGTTATTATTGATTTTGTGGATGATTTGTATTCCGATTTTAATATCTACGATAATTACTTAAAGTTTTTCGACAAGAGTTTCGTAAGTCCTTTGTCTAGAACAGGAATACAAACTTATAACTATGTACTATCTGATAGTGCTTTTATAGATAATAAATGGTGCTATAATATTATTTATTACCCAAGACGTAAAAATGAGTTAACATTTAAAGGAGATTTCTGGGTAAACGATTCCACGTATGCGATAAAAGAAATAAATCTGCAAGCCACCAAAAGCGCCAATATAAACTGGGTAAAAGAAATTTATATAGAGCAAGAATTTGAAGTGCTTAACGACTCCTTGTTTTTGGTAAAACGCGATTATATGTTGTCTGATTTCGCGTTTAATAAAAAAGAGAAATCACGAGGTATCTACGGTAAGCGAACTACTTTATTTAATAATTATATGTTCGACGTTAAAAAGGATAAAAAATTCTATGACGAAGAAGTATATTATTACGACAAGGATGTTTATGATCGAGGCGATGAATTTTGGAACGCCAACCGTTTAGAGGAGCTTAGTAAAGATGAAATAGGTGTCTATAAAATGCTTGATACCTTAAAAACAGTCAAAAAATTTAAACGATTGTATAATTTGGGAAGTATCTTGACCTCAGGTTATATAGAGTTTAATAGCCTGCCATTAGATTATGGTCCCATTTTCTCAACCTTTGGATTTAATGAGGTTGAAGGGATGCGTTTACGAACTGGTGTTCGAACTTACTTTGGAAAAAATGATATTTGGCGTTTAGAAGGGTTTTTAGCCTACGGATTTAGGGATGATAAGTTTAAATATGGTATTTCAGGGAAATGGCTAATTGATAAGAAGAATAGACTTATTATTTCGGGAGGAAAACGACGTGACGTAGAACAAATAGGAGCTAGTTTAACCACGTCAACAGATGTGTTAGGACGAAGTTTAGCATCCTCCTCGGTTGTAGGAACAGGAAGTAACGATAAACTAACATCCATTAACTTAACAAGTGCCGCCATCGAAATGGAGCCTTGGCGAAACTTGGTGATGCGACTTGGTGGAAATTACCGAACGTTAGAATCGGCATCACCTACCTTTAGTTTAGATTACAATACAGCTGATGGTGTAGCTTCGAAGATTGAACAGTTTGAAACTACCTTTTCTATGTCCTATTTTCCAGGAAGAAAAAAGACGGGTTTTGGTGTAGAACGGTATGATGCTAATGATGATTATGCACGTTTGTTTGCTCAAATTAGTTTAGGAAACAAAAATATGTTTAATAGTGATTTTGATTACACGAAGTTACAGTTTTCATATTTACAACCATGGCAAATAGGAGGTTTTGGACGTTTAACTACTACCATTGAAGCTGGGAAAACTATTGGCGATGTACCGCTTGGGTTATTAAGTGTAATTCCAGGAAATCAATCATATTTTTCAATATATAATACTTTTTCGCAGCTCGATTTTTACGAGTTTGTTACAGATACCTATGCATCACTCCATTTAGAGCATAATTTTAATGGTCGTTTCTTTTCTAGAATTCCATTATTACGTAAGTTGAATTTACGCGAAATTATTAGTGTGCGTGGTGTTTGGGGAGAACTATCTGATGGAAATATCGCTTTGAATAGCCCAACCAATATCCCATTAGTAGCGCCTAATAATGAAATTTATTGGGAATACAGCTTAGGTGTAGGTAATATTTTCAAAATCTTCCGTTTAGACTTTAACTTTAGAGGTAATTATCTCGATAATCCAGATGCTAGAAAATTTGGAGTGACTGGAACGTTTGGGTTTCATTTTTAG
- a CDS encoding inorganic diphosphatase, with product MSKKKEVTFDVLIEIPKGSRNKYEYDFVLNKIRFDRMLFSSMMYPGDYGFIPETLALDGDPLDVLVLGTEPTFPMCVMEVKPIGVFHMADEKGPDEKLICVPMNDPIWHGHNDIADISSHRLKEIEHFFQVYKDLEKKKVDVGGWGNVEEAISIYNKCIERYDESEHKKNRTFTI from the coding sequence ATGAGCAAGAAAAAAGAAGTGACTTTCGATGTGCTAATCGAAATCCCAAAAGGTAGCAGAAACAAATATGAATATGATTTTGTGTTGAACAAGATTCGTTTCGATAGAATGTTGTTTTCATCTATGATGTATCCAGGAGATTATGGGTTTATTCCAGAAACATTAGCGTTAGATGGCGATCCGCTTGACGTATTAGTTTTAGGAACTGAGCCAACATTTCCTATGTGCGTAATGGAAGTTAAACCTATTGGAGTATTCCATATGGCAGACGAAAAAGGACCAGATGAAAAGCTAATTTGTGTACCAATGAACGATCCTATTTGGCATGGTCACAATGATATTGCAGATATTAGTTCACATAGATTAAAAGAAATAGAACATTTCTTTCAAGTGTATAAAGATCTGGAAAAAAAGAAAGTAGATGTTGGTGGTTGGGGAAATGTAGAGGAAGCTATTAGTATTTATAACAAATGTATTGAACGATATGATGAAAGTGAACATAAGAAAAATAGAACGTTCACGATATAA
- a CDS encoding acylase, translating into MNRIVSILILFILVSCKNEKTVTDEEQRWQQHAENVEIIRDDFGVPHIYGKTDADAVFGLLYAQCEDDFNRVERNYIWAIGRLAEVEGEASIYSDLRARLYMTKEEAIKNYNNSPQWLKDLCVAFADGVNYYLKTHPEVKPKLLTHFEPWMPMYFSEGSIGGDIERVSTRKIKDFYDNDNDEVLAINDGLIRLKDDEPRGSNGFAISGDKTKSGDAMLVINPHTSFFFRGEVHVVSEEGLNAYGAVTWGQFFVYQGFNEKTGWMHTSTGTDIIDEFEETIVKDDSKTSYKYGNEVRAVDSIEVTLNYKSADGLKDKTFMMYRTHHGPITHANDDKWVATALMWSPIKALEQSFTRTKKSNHKEFYEMMDIRTNSSNNTVYADADGTIAYYHGNFIPKRNEKFDYTKPVDGSNPETDWNGLHPLKDNILVLNPPNGWIQNCNSTPFTSAAEYSPKKEDYPEYMTSYPENFRGMHAIPLLQEADDLTLDSLIDLAYDTYLPGANLLITGLLEAAKNSEVKTAEAKAAIELLKNWDFKVSKNSVSMTLAQFYLNAYYRSGKIPTMTGNKRISALGRFDYMSKISAPEERLEVFQVALEKLTKDFGSWETPWGEFNRYQRNDGKIFQEFDDSKPSIAVGMASGSWGALASYGTRFGKDTKRQYGTSGNSFVAVVEFGDKVKAKSMLAGGQSSDSNSPHFDDQAQRYADGEFKDIAYYREDVEKRATKTYKPGEKQ; encoded by the coding sequence ATGAATCGTATAGTATCCATTCTTATCCTTTTTATTTTAGTCAGTTGTAAAAATGAAAAAACTGTAACTGATGAAGAACAACGTTGGCAACAACATGCAGAAAATGTCGAAATTATTAGAGACGACTTTGGCGTACCACATATCTACGGCAAAACTGATGCCGATGCAGTCTTTGGATTATTATATGCGCAATGTGAAGACGATTTTAATCGTGTTGAGCGTAACTATATTTGGGCTATTGGTAGGCTAGCAGAAGTAGAAGGTGAAGCCTCTATTTACAGTGATTTACGAGCTAGATTATACATGACCAAAGAAGAAGCAATTAAGAATTACAATAACAGTCCTCAATGGTTAAAAGATTTATGTGTTGCTTTTGCTGATGGTGTAAACTACTATCTTAAAACACATCCAGAAGTAAAACCAAAATTATTAACTCATTTTGAACCTTGGATGCCAATGTATTTTAGCGAAGGTTCTATTGGTGGTGACATTGAAAGAGTTTCTACTAGAAAAATTAAAGATTTTTACGATAATGATAATGATGAAGTATTAGCCATTAATGATGGTTTAATTAGATTGAAAGATGATGAACCTCGTGGTTCTAATGGTTTTGCCATTTCTGGTGATAAAACAAAATCTGGTGATGCCATGTTAGTTATTAATCCGCATACCTCATTCTTTTTTCGTGGAGAAGTACATGTAGTGAGCGAAGAAGGCTTAAATGCTTATGGCGCTGTAACTTGGGGACAATTTTTTGTATACCAAGGTTTTAATGAAAAAACTGGCTGGATGCATACCTCAACTGGAACAGATATTATTGACGAATTTGAAGAGACTATTGTAAAAGACGATAGTAAAACATCATATAAATATGGCAATGAAGTTCGTGCTGTAGATTCTATAGAAGTCACTTTAAATTACAAAAGTGCTGATGGATTAAAAGACAAAACATTTATGATGTATAGAACTCATCATGGTCCAATTACCCATGCTAATGACGACAAATGGGTAGCTACTGCTTTAATGTGGAGTCCAATAAAAGCTTTAGAGCAATCGTTTACAAGAACAAAAAAATCTAATCATAAAGAGTTTTACGAAATGATGGATATTCGCACCAATTCATCAAACAATACCGTGTATGCAGATGCAGATGGAACTATCGCGTATTATCACGGAAACTTTATTCCAAAAAGAAACGAAAAATTTGATTACACAAAACCTGTTGATGGTAGTAATCCTGAAACCGATTGGAATGGATTACATCCTTTGAAAGACAATATTTTAGTTTTAAATCCTCCAAATGGTTGGATACAGAATTGTAATTCTACTCCTTTTACAAGTGCGGCAGAGTATAGTCCGAAAAAAGAAGATTATCCTGAATACATGACTTCTTATCCTGAAAATTTTAGAGGCATGCATGCCATACCTCTATTGCAAGAAGCTGATGATTTAACTTTAGACTCTTTAATCGATTTAGCATACGACACCTATTTACCTGGAGCCAATTTATTAATTACTGGTTTATTAGAGGCAGCTAAAAATTCAGAAGTAAAAACAGCTGAAGCAAAAGCAGCTATAGAGCTTTTAAAGAATTGGGATTTTAAGGTTTCCAAAAACTCAGTTAGTATGACATTAGCGCAATTTTATTTGAATGCCTATTATCGCTCAGGAAAAATTCCAACAATGACAGGGAATAAAAGAATATCTGCACTTGGAAGATTTGATTATATGAGTAAAATCTCAGCTCCAGAAGAACGTTTAGAAGTGTTTCAAGTCGCTTTAGAAAAATTAACTAAAGATTTTGGTTCTTGGGAAACACCTTGGGGAGAGTTTAATCGTTACCAAAGAAACGATGGCAAGATTTTTCAAGAATTTGATGATTCTAAACCAAGTATTGCTGTAGGTATGGCATCAGGATCTTGGGGAGCTTTAGCCTCCTATGGAACACGATTTGGAAAAGATACTAAGCGTCAATATGGAACTTCCGGAAATAGCTTTGTAGCTGTTGTAGAATTTGGTGATAAAGTAAAAGCTAAATCCATGTTAGCTGGTGGACAGAGTAGTGATTCGAATTCACCACATTTTGATGACCAAGCGCAACGCTATGCGGATGGCGAATTTAAAGATATTGCTTATTACAGAGAAGATGTAGAAAAGAGAGCTACAAAAACTTATAAACCAGGAGAAAAACAATAA
- a CDS encoding TlpA disulfide reductase family protein, whose product MLKNIVKLSVVVFAAMLSQSCKEEIKVPADSFIVSGTIKGLDTEYMSRSYKDAEGNRVSDSIFVENGSFTYTAKIDEPEHIIFWPNVERTIKRSGRGYYPAKSSQFAFLASPGDHIIFNGEVTDFIDAYPSGTKSNEDLASINNKIFPLMNKSVNLLLEKNKLKEDDPQFKVIEDSINSIDEQVVALKKEFVLANPNSEAAAWYLSDMMIRSQVTNDEAITAFKNLDNNLNDYPFYKAVAKRVAGIEATLIGKTVENFTTNSTFTGDSFEFDSLKGKYVLIDFWGTWCGPCIAEMPKVKEYQEKYKDKLVVLGINQGDTKEQVEKFITPNNYTWTHLMNGNGDDDFVLNFNVAGFPTKFIIDPEGKILHRFVGDSEESFTVLDGLLE is encoded by the coding sequence ATGCTAAAGAATATCGTAAAATTAAGCGTTGTAGTTTTTGCAGCAATGCTTTCACAGAGCTGTAAAGAAGAAATTAAAGTGCCTGCTGACTCATTTATAGTATCTGGAACCATAAAAGGTTTAGACACTGAGTATATGAGCAGAAGTTACAAAGATGCCGAAGGCAATCGCGTATCTGATTCTATTTTTGTTGAGAACGGAAGTTTTACCTATACTGCAAAAATTGATGAGCCAGAGCATATTATTTTTTGGCCAAATGTTGAACGTACAATTAAACGAAGTGGTCGTGGTTATTACCCAGCAAAATCGTCGCAATTTGCATTTTTGGCAAGTCCTGGAGACCATATTATTTTTAATGGTGAAGTGACCGATTTTATAGACGCTTATCCTAGTGGCACTAAAAGCAACGAAGATTTAGCAAGTATAAATAATAAGATATTTCCTTTAATGAACAAATCGGTTAATTTATTATTAGAAAAAAATAAATTAAAAGAAGACGATCCTCAATTTAAAGTTATTGAAGATTCTATTAATAGTATAGATGAACAAGTTGTAGCCTTGAAAAAAGAGTTTGTATTAGCAAATCCAAATTCAGAAGCTGCTGCTTGGTATTTATCTGATATGATGATTCGTAGTCAGGTTACTAATGACGAAGCTATTACCGCTTTTAAGAACCTAGATAACAACTTAAACGACTATCCTTTTTATAAAGCAGTTGCCAAACGTGTAGCTGGCATTGAAGCTACCTTAATTGGAAAAACAGTTGAAAACTTTACTACTAATAGCACATTTACTGGTGATTCGTTTGAGTTTGACTCTTTAAAAGGAAAATATGTACTCATTGATTTTTGGGGAACGTGGTGTGGACCATGTATTGCCGAAATGCCTAAAGTAAAAGAATATCAAGAAAAATATAAAGACAAGTTAGTAGTTCTTGGTATTAATCAAGGAGACACTAAAGAGCAAGTTGAAAAATTTATAACACCAAACAACTATACTTGGACACACTTGATGAATGGTAATGGAGATGACGATTTTGTTTTAAATTTTAATGTTGCTGGATTCCCAACCAAGTTTATTATAGACCCAGAAGGTAAAATTTTACATCGTTTTGTTGGCGATAGTGAAGAATCGTTTACAGTGCTTGATGGGCTTTTGGAATAA
- a CDS encoding electron transfer flavoprotein subunit alpha/FixB family protein, with the protein MSVLVYTESEQGKFKKVALEVASYAKAVASQMGTTVTAVTFNVSDASELGNYGVDKVLNITNTNEFNAKIYADALKQAAEKEDAKVVIVSSSADAKYLAPLLAVGLNAGYVSNVIEAPTSTSPFTVKRTAFTNKAFSLTEINTEVKIVGVSNNSFGLVENSGSALAEGFTPNLVTSDNKVQSVDKASDKVSIADADIVVSGGRGLKGPENWGMIEELAEVLGAATACSKPVSDLGWRPHSEHVGQTGKPVASNLYIAIGISGAIQHLAGVNASKVKVVINTDPEAPFFKAADYGVVGDAFEVVPQLIEKLKEFKAQNA; encoded by the coding sequence ATGTCAGTTTTAGTATATACAGAATCAGAACAAGGAAAATTTAAGAAAGTTGCTTTAGAAGTCGCTTCTTATGCAAAAGCTGTGGCTTCGCAAATGGGAACAACTGTTACTGCAGTTACTTTTAATGTTAGTGATGCTTCCGAATTAGGCAACTATGGTGTAGATAAAGTATTAAACATAACAAACACAAACGAATTCAACGCTAAAATATATGCTGATGCCTTAAAACAAGCTGCTGAAAAAGAAGATGCAAAAGTAGTAATTGTAAGCTCAAGTGCAGACGCAAAGTATTTAGCACCATTATTAGCTGTTGGGTTAAACGCAGGTTATGTTTCTAATGTTATTGAAGCACCTACTAGCACATCTCCTTTTACTGTTAAGCGTACAGCCTTTACGAACAAAGCATTTAGCCTAACAGAAATTAATACAGAAGTTAAAATAGTTGGTGTTTCTAACAATTCTTTTGGGTTAGTTGAAAACTCAGGAAGTGCATTAGCTGAAGGTTTCACACCAAATTTAGTGACTTCAGACAATAAAGTACAATCAGTAGATAAAGCCTCAGATAAAGTATCTATTGCTGATGCCGATATAGTAGTTTCTGGAGGTCGTGGTTTAAAAGGCCCTGAAAATTGGGGAATGATTGAAGAATTAGCCGAAGTTCTAGGCGCAGCGACTGCATGTTCTAAACCTGTTTCTGATTTAGGTTGGAGACCACATAGTGAACACGTTGGACAAACAGGAAAACCAGTAGCTTCAAACCTTTATATTGCTATAGGAATTTCAGGAGCTATTCAACATCTTGCAGGTGTTAATGCTTCTAAAGTAAAAGTAGTCATTAATACTGACCCTGAAGCACCTTTCTTTAAGGCTGCGGATTATGGTGTGGTTGGTGATGCATTTGAGGTTGTTCCACAATTAATAGAAAAATTAAAAGAATTTAAAGCACAAAACGCATAA
- a CDS encoding electron transfer flavoprotein subunit beta/FixA family protein, whose product MKILVCISHVPDTTSKINFTEGDTKFDTNGVQFVINPNDEFGLTRAMWFKEKQGAAVDVVNVGGAETEPTLRKALAIGADSAIRVNIPATDGFAVAKQLAKVVKDGGYDLVIAGRESIDYNGGMVPGMLAALTDANFVNNCISLEIDGSNATATREIDGGKETISTSLPLIIGGQKGLVEESDLRIPNMRGIMMARKKPLTVVEPVDANAETSAVKFEKPAPKGAVKLVSPDNIDELVSLLHNEAKVI is encoded by the coding sequence ATGAAAATATTGGTATGTATTAGCCATGTGCCAGACACAACTTCAAAAATTAACTTTACTGAAGGCGACACAAAATTTGACACAAATGGCGTTCAATTTGTAATAAATCCTAATGATGAATTTGGGTTAACAAGAGCTATGTGGTTTAAAGAAAAACAAGGTGCTGCTGTTGATGTAGTTAATGTTGGAGGAGCTGAAACCGAACCGACATTGCGTAAAGCTTTAGCTATAGGTGCGGATAGTGCAATTAGAGTCAATATTCCTGCAACTGATGGATTTGCTGTAGCAAAACAATTAGCAAAAGTGGTTAAAGATGGTGGTTACGATTTAGTAATAGCTGGTCGTGAATCTATTGACTATAATGGTGGGATGGTTCCTGGAATGCTAGCTGCTCTAACTGATGCCAATTTTGTAAACAATTGTATTAGTTTAGAAATTGATGGTTCTAATGCGACTGCTACCAGAGAAATTGATGGTGGAAAAGAAACAATTTCAACAAGTTTACCATTAATTATAGGTGGGCAAAAAGGTTTAGTTGAAGAAAGTGACTTACGTATTCCGAATATGAGAGGTATTATGATGGCTCGCAAAAAGCCTTTAACTGTGGTGGAGCCTGTAGATGCTAACGCAGAAACTTCTGCTGTAAAATTTGAAAAACCAGCACCTAAAGGAGCTGTAAAATTAGTATCACCAGATAATATCGACGAATTAGTAAGCTTACTTCACAATGAAGCTAAAGTGATTTAA
- a CDS encoding pyruvate dehydrogenase complex E1 component subunit beta: protein MKTIQFREAVCEAMSEEMRRDESIYLMGEEVAEYNGAYKASKGMLDEFGPKRVIDTPIAELGFSGIAVGSTMTGNRPIVEFMTFNFALVGIDQIINNAAKIRQMSGGQFKCPIVFRGPTGSAGQLAATHSQAFESWYANTPGLKVIVPSNPYDAKGLLKAAIRDDDPVIFMESEQMYGDKGEVPEGEYILPIGVAEVKREGTDVTVVSFGKIIKEAFKAADELEKEGVSCEVIDLRTVRPLDINTILDSVKKTNRLVILEEAWPFGNVSTEITYQVQEKAFDYLDAPIQKINTADTPAPYSPVLLEEWLPNSNDVVKAVKKVLYK from the coding sequence ATGAAAACAATTCAGTTTAGAGAAGCCGTTTGTGAGGCAATGAGTGAAGAGATGCGTAGAGACGAAAGTATCTACTTAATGGGAGAAGAAGTGGCAGAATATAATGGTGCTTACAAAGCTTCAAAAGGGATGTTAGATGAATTCGGACCTAAACGTGTTATAGATACTCCAATTGCGGAGTTAGGTTTTTCAGGAATAGCTGTAGGGTCGACAATGACAGGAAATAGACCAATTGTTGAGTTTATGACTTTTAACTTTGCATTAGTTGGAATAGACCAAATTATAAATAACGCAGCAAAGATTAGACAAATGTCTGGAGGACAATTTAAATGTCCAATTGTGTTTAGAGGCCCAACAGGTTCTGCAGGTCAGTTAGCAGCAACACATTCTCAGGCTTTTGAAAGTTGGTATGCTAATACTCCTGGATTAAAAGTTATTGTACCTTCAAATCCATATGATGCTAAAGGATTGCTTAAGGCTGCTATTAGAGATGACGATCCAGTTATTTTTATGGAAAGTGAGCAAATGTATGGAGATAAAGGAGAAGTGCCAGAAGGCGAATATATTTTGCCAATTGGAGTAGCTGAAGTAAAGAGAGAAGGTACAGATGTGACTGTAGTATCTTTTGGAAAGATTATTAAAGAAGCTTTTAAGGCTGCAGATGAACTTGAAAAAGAAGGAGTTTCTTGTGAAGTTATTGATTTACGAACAGTTCGTCCTTTAGATATCAATACAATTTTAGATTCGGTTAAAAAAACTAACCGATTAGTTATTTTAGAAGAAGCGTGGCCTTTTGGTAATGTGTCCACAGAAATTACTTATCAAGTGCAAGAAAAAGCATTTGATTATTTAGATGCACCAATTCAAAAAATAAATACTGCAGATACGCCTGCGCCATATTCACCAGTGTTATTGGAAGAATGGTTGCCAAATAGTAACGATGTGGTAAAAGCAGTTAAAAAGGTGCTTTACAAATAA
- a CDS encoding DinB family protein, whose amino-acid sequence MALATEKLLQNLLEITRKNLNNVELLKKQPLDSLNWKQDSESWSALECIEHLNRYGDFYIPEIANKIKTSKYEHSEIFKSNWLGKYFSKSVAYNEDLNKMKTFKSMNPLNSDLDIQTLDKFIGQQHQIIELLDKSKKVNLDKTKTAISISTFIKLRLGDTFRVLIYHNERHIKQAEKTIKDASR is encoded by the coding sequence ATGGCATTAGCAACTGAAAAATTATTACAAAACTTATTAGAAATTACTCGCAAGAACTTAAACAACGTAGAACTACTAAAAAAGCAACCTCTTGATTCTCTAAATTGGAAACAAGACTCTGAAAGTTGGAGTGCATTAGAATGCATTGAACATCTAAATAGGTATGGAGATTTCTATATTCCAGAAATAGCAAACAAAATAAAAACTTCTAAATACGAGCATTCTGAAATTTTTAAAAGTAATTGGCTAGGTAAATATTTTAGCAAATCAGTTGCTTACAATGAGGATTTAAACAAAATGAAAACGTTTAAATCTATGAATCCTTTAAACTCAGATCTAGATATTCAAACACTAGACAAATTCATTGGTCAACAACATCAGATAATAGAACTTTTAGATAAATCCAAAAAAGTAAATTTAGACAAAACTAAAACGGCAATTTCAATTTCTACATTTATCAAATTGAGATTAGGTGATACATTTAGAGTACTAATATATCATAATGAAAGACATATTAAACAAGCAGAAAAGACAATAAAAGATGCCAGCAGGTAA